A section of the Pedobacter sp. HDW13 genome encodes:
- the rpsJ gene encoding 30S ribosomal protein S10 yields the protein MSQRIRIKLKSYDYNLVDKSAEKIVKTVKPTGAVVSGPIPLPTEKKIFTVLRSPHVNKKAREQFQLCAYKRLLDIYSSNSKTVDALMKLELPSGVEVEIKV from the coding sequence ATGAGCCAAAGAATCAGAATTAAATTAAAATCTTACGATTACAACTTAGTAGATAAATCTGCTGAGAAAATCGTAAAAACTGTTAAGCCTACGGGTGCAGTTGTAAGTGGTCCAATTCCACTTCCTACAGAGAAAAAAATCTTTACTGTATTACGTTCTCCACACGTAAACAAAAAAGCTAGAGAGCAATTCCAATTATGCGCTTACAAACGTTTATTGGATATTTATAGCTCTAACTCTAAAACAGTTGATGCTTTAATGAAACTTGAATTACCTAGCGGTGTTGAAGTTGAAATCAAAGTTTAA
- the fusA gene encoding elongation factor G, which yields MARDLKFTRNIGIAAHIDAGKTTTTERILYYAGVSHKIGEVHEGAATMDWMAQEQERGITITSAATTVNWKYRNQNYHMNIIDTPGHVDFTVEVNRSLRVLDGLVFLFSAVDGVEPQSETNWRLANNYNVARIGFVNKMDRSGADFLKVVKQVKDMLGSNAVPLQLPIGAEDQFKGVVDLINNRGIVWNEHDKGMTFTEVPIPDDMIDEVAEWREKLLESVADYDESLMEKFFDAPETITEREVLDALRAAVLDAKIVPMVCGSSFKNKGVQTMLDYVMELLPSPLDSEGVVGTNPDTNEEVLLKPSIDEPFAALAFKIATDPFVGRLCFIRVYSGNLEAGSYIYNTRSESKERISRIFQMHANKQNPVPNVAAGDIAAVVGFKDIKTGDTLCDEKHPIVLESMVFPDPVIGLAIEPKTQADVDKLGMGLSKLAEEDPTFRVQTDQETGQTVISGMGELHLDILIDRLKREFKVEVNQGAPQVAYKEAIFGTTEHREVYKKQSGGRGKFADIKVVISPIDADFEKGGLQFVNEIVGGSIPREFIPSVEKGFASAMANGVLAGYPLPDMKVRLIDGSFHAVDSDALSFELAARMAYREALPKCKPSLMEPIMKIEILTPEENMGDVIGDMNRRRGQLQGMDTRNGAQVIKALVPLSEMFGYVTQLRTITSGRATSTMEFDHYEPAPKNVQDEVVAKSKGRVKSED from the coding sequence ATGGCAAGAGATTTAAAATTTACAAGAAATATTGGAATTGCGGCTCACATTGATGCTGGTAAAACTACCACAACTGAGCGTATCCTTTATTATGCTGGTGTAAGTCATAAAATTGGTGAGGTGCACGAAGGTGCTGCAACAATGGACTGGATGGCACAAGAGCAAGAGCGTGGTATTACCATTACTTCTGCTGCAACAACAGTTAACTGGAAATACAGAAACCAGAACTATCACATGAACATTATCGATACACCGGGACACGTGGATTTTACCGTAGAGGTAAACCGCTCGTTACGTGTATTAGATGGTTTAGTGTTCTTGTTTTCTGCTGTTGATGGTGTTGAGCCTCAATCAGAAACTAACTGGCGCTTAGCTAACAACTATAATGTTGCCCGTATCGGTTTCGTTAACAAAATGGACCGTTCTGGTGCTGACTTCTTAAAAGTTGTTAAGCAGGTTAAAGATATGTTAGGTAGTAATGCAGTTCCTTTGCAATTACCTATCGGTGCTGAAGATCAGTTTAAAGGTGTGGTTGATTTGATCAACAACCGTGGTATCGTTTGGAACGAGCACGATAAAGGTATGACCTTTACTGAAGTGCCAATTCCTGATGATATGATTGATGAGGTTGCTGAGTGGAGAGAGAAATTATTAGAATCAGTTGCTGATTATGATGAGTCTCTAATGGAGAAATTCTTCGATGCTCCTGAAACCATCACTGAGCGTGAAGTTTTAGATGCTTTACGTGCAGCTGTTTTAGATGCTAAAATCGTTCCTATGGTGTGTGGTTCATCTTTCAAAAACAAAGGTGTTCAAACCATGTTGGATTATGTAATGGAGTTATTGCCTTCACCTTTAGATTCAGAAGGTGTTGTAGGTACTAACCCTGATACTAACGAAGAAGTTTTATTGAAACCAAGTATTGATGAGCCATTTGCAGCTTTAGCATTTAAAATTGCAACTGACCCATTTGTAGGCCGTTTATGCTTTATCCGTGTTTATTCAGGTAACTTGGAAGCTGGTTCTTACATTTACAATACCCGTTCAGAAAGTAAAGAGCGTATTTCACGTATCTTCCAAATGCACGCTAACAAGCAAAACCCTGTGCCTAACGTGGCTGCCGGTGATATTGCTGCTGTAGTTGGATTTAAAGATATCAAAACTGGTGATACCCTTTGTGATGAGAAACACCCAATCGTTCTTGAGTCGATGGTATTCCCTGATCCGGTTATCGGTTTAGCTATTGAGCCTAAAACTCAGGCTGACGTTGATAAATTAGGTATGGGCTTATCTAAACTGGCTGAAGAAGATCCTACATTCAGAGTACAAACAGATCAGGAAACTGGTCAGACTGTAATTTCTGGTATGGGTGAGCTTCACTTAGATATCTTAATTGACCGTTTAAAACGCGAATTTAAAGTAGAGGTTAACCAAGGTGCGCCACAAGTAGCATACAAAGAGGCTATCTTCGGTACTACGGAACACCGCGAAGTTTACAAAAAACAATCAGGTGGTCGTGGTAAATTTGCCGATATCAAAGTTGTTATCTCTCCAATTGATGCAGATTTTGAAAAAGGCGGATTACAGTTTGTAAACGAAATTGTAGGTGGTTCAATTCCTCGTGAATTTATCCCTTCAGTTGAGAAAGGATTTGCTTCTGCAATGGCGAACGGTGTATTAGCTGGTTACCCGCTTCCTGATATGAAAGTACGTTTGATTGATGGTTCATTCCACGCAGTCGATTCAGATGCTTTATCATTCGAGCTTGCTGCCCGTATGGCATACCGTGAGGCTTTACCTAAATGTAAACCTTCGTTGATGGAACCAATCATGAAAATCGAAATCTTAACCCCTGAAGAAAACATGGGTGATGTTATCGGTGATATGAACCGTCGTCGTGGTCAGTTACAAGGTATGGATACCCGTAACGGTGCACAGGTTATCAAAGCATTGGTGCCACTTTCAGAAATGTTCGGTTATGTAACTCAGTTACGTACCATCACTTCAGGCCGTGCAACTTCTACAATGGAATTCGATCACTATGAGCCAGCGCCTAAAAACGTACAGGACGAAGTAGTAGCGAAATCTAAAGGAAGAGTTAAATCTGAAGACTAA
- the rpsG gene encoding 30S ribosomal protein S7: MRKSKPKKRIILPDPKFNDVQVTRFVNNMMYDGKKSIAYSIFYDAVEIAEKKAGENGLEVFKRALTNIMPAVEVKSRRVGGANFQVPTEVRPERKTALGMKWLILYARRRGEKTMKEKLAGEIVAAAKGEGAAVKKKEDTHKMAEANKAFSHFRF, from the coding sequence ATGAGAAAGTCAAAACCAAAAAAGAGAATTATTCTTCCTGATCCAAAATTCAATGATGTTCAGGTAACTCGTTTTGTAAACAATATGATGTACGATGGAAAAAAATCTATCGCTTACTCAATCTTTTACGATGCTGTTGAAATTGCTGAGAAAAAAGCAGGTGAAAACGGTTTAGAGGTATTCAAACGTGCATTAACTAACATTATGCCAGCTGTAGAGGTTAAATCTCGTCGTGTTGGTGGTGCTAACTTTCAGGTTCCAACTGAGGTTAGACCAGAGCGTAAAACAGCTTTAGGTATGAAATGGTTAATTTTATACGCTCGTCGTCGTGGTGAAAAAACCATGAAAGAGAAATTAGCTGGTGAAATCGTAGCTGCTGCTAAAGGTGAAGGTGCTGCTGTTAAGAAGAAAGAAGATACGCACAAAATGGCTGAGGCTAACAAAGCGTTCTCTCACTTCAGATTCTAG
- the rpsL gene encoding 30S ribosomal protein S12 — MPTIQQLVRKGRVALEFKSKSPALDSCPQRRGVCTRVYTTTPKKPNSAMRKVARVRLTNGKEVNAYIPGEGHNLQEHSIVLIRGGRVKDLPGVRYHIIRGALDTSGVAGRNQRRSKYGTKRPKPGQVAAAPTKGKKK; from the coding sequence ATGCCAACCATTCAACAATTAGTTAGAAAAGGTAGAGTAGCACTGGAGTTCAAGAGTAAGTCTCCAGCGTTGGACAGCTGTCCACAGCGAAGAGGTGTATGTACACGTGTGTACACCACTACCCCTAAAAAACCAAACTCAGCAATGCGTAAAGTAGCCCGTGTTCGTTTAACGAACGGTAAAGAGGTGAATGCTTACATCCCTGGAGAAGGTCACAACTTACAGGAACACTCTATCGTATTGATCCGTGGTGGTCGTGTTAAAGATTTACCAGGTGTACGTTACCACATCATTCGTGGTGCATTAGATACATCAGGTGTAGCTGGTCGTAACCAACGTCGTTCTAAATATGGTACTAAACGCCCTAAACCAGGACAAGTAGCTGCGGCGCCAACAAAAGGTAAAAAGAAATAA
- a CDS encoding prohibitin family protein, protein MFLSIIGIIIIFIGFAVSNQNNVIGRYSNIAKITGVVLVIIGLSFSVFKVIDAGEVGVKTVFGKVDNDVLYSGLNVINPIAVITPFDVKTQNYTMSGVHDEGNKQTDDALRVLSADGLEVIIDLSVLFRVKGSAAPQILREIGTDYLEKIVRPVSRTAIRDNAVAYDAVALYSSKRDEFQAKIFNTIEKSFAKRGLELEQLLVRNITLPASVKASIESKINAEQDAQKMTFVLQKERQEAERKRVEAQGIADYQRILSTGLSDRQLQYESILAQKEIAKSANTKVIIMGNGKSTPIILGGN, encoded by the coding sequence ATGTTCTTAAGTATCATTGGAATTATCATCATTTTTATTGGCTTTGCTGTTTCTAACCAAAACAATGTTATTGGCCGCTACAGCAATATCGCCAAAATTACAGGCGTGGTTTTGGTAATTATCGGTTTATCCTTTTCTGTGTTTAAAGTGATTGATGCCGGTGAGGTTGGCGTTAAAACAGTTTTTGGGAAAGTAGACAACGATGTTTTGTACAGCGGTTTGAACGTAATTAACCCGATTGCAGTAATCACACCTTTTGATGTTAAAACCCAAAATTATACCATGTCTGGCGTTCATGATGAAGGCAATAAACAAACTGACGATGCACTGCGGGTTTTATCGGCAGATGGACTGGAAGTAATTATTGATCTCTCGGTATTATTCAGGGTTAAAGGAAGTGCAGCTCCACAAATCCTAAGGGAAATTGGAACCGATTACCTGGAAAAGATTGTTCGCCCGGTTTCGCGTACTGCCATTAGAGATAATGCCGTAGCTTATGATGCTGTTGCACTATATTCCAGTAAAAGGGATGAATTTCAGGCTAAAATATTTAACACGATTGAGAAAAGTTTTGCCAAAAGGGGTTTAGAATTAGAGCAGCTTTTAGTGCGTAACATCACCCTTCCCGCATCGGTAAAAGCAAGTATTGAATCTAAAATAAATGCCGAACAGGATGCACAAAAGATGACATTTGTACTTCAAAAAGAACGCCAGGAAGCAGAACGTAAAAGAGTAGAAGCCCAGGGTATTGCCGATTATCAACGTATTCTTTCAACAGGATTGAGTGACAGGCAGCTTCAGTATGAATCTATATTAGCTCAAAAAGAAATTGCGAAATCGGCAAATACGAAAGTCATTATTATGGGGAATGGTAAAAGTACCCCAATTATTTTAGGCGGAAATTAA
- a CDS encoding rhodanese-like domain-containing protein: protein MKTKIITIMLFSIAYLCNAQTTPLVKRKANVDFDAYEKLIPEVKAHRKSRLVDLPAFLKMAAEKGTIILDTRSDSLYKRKHVKGAIHLNFSDFTQQNLLRLIPNADTRILIYCNNNFVDDAANFASKTVIPVMVNKKIAAISLALNIPTYINLYGYGYRNVYELSELVSTLDKRITFEGTHVKNSAVNAQLIKAN from the coding sequence ATGAAAACGAAAATCATTACCATCATGCTTTTTAGTATTGCGTACCTGTGTAATGCGCAAACTACTCCGCTTGTTAAAAGAAAGGCAAATGTAGATTTTGATGCTTACGAAAAATTAATACCAGAAGTTAAAGCCCACCGAAAAAGCAGATTGGTCGACTTACCTGCTTTTTTAAAAATGGCAGCAGAAAAGGGCACCATTATTTTAGATACCCGATCAGATAGCTTATATAAAAGAAAACATGTTAAAGGGGCAATACACCTTAACTTCTCTGATTTTACCCAACAAAACCTACTCAGGCTTATCCCTAATGCCGATACCAGAATATTAATCTATTGCAACAACAACTTTGTAGATGACGCAGCCAATTTTGCCAGTAAAACAGTTATTCCTGTCATGGTTAATAAAAAAATCGCAGCCATTTCATTAGCGCTCAACATCCCAACTTACATTAACCTGTATGGTTATGGATACAGAAATGTTTATGAGCTTTCTGAACTGGTAAGCACATTAGATAAAAGAATAACTTTTGAGGGAACGCACGTTAAAAACAGTGCGGTTAACGCTCAGCTAATAAAAGCTAACTAA
- a CDS encoding aryl-sulfate sulfotransferase, which translates to MKYILKFAVLVFVLALFGCSNNGSIKEIKVGLHNNNELKIQIDVNTSSDVDAYVKYWPNKIADSLKQISPISKNKSRHTFVLCNIIPKTSYAYQVITVKNGAETVSKTYTFESRDLPEWLKDQFKAKSADDKLIPKEFKNGLILINKRYSPGMAYLVDYKGRLRWYHMIDNMGFKVINFTKDKTLLSILGSNDEPTSYGSQILEINLNGDTVLHLKKGQGDFKQTIHHEILKNSKGELVTLFVDRKITDLTHIGGARQDTINGDGIMVMDQKGKQIWKWSVFDALDPFADMALLKTKKDWMHANSLNYDTDGNYIISFYNNGQIWKIDSKTGKVIWKFGKGGDIKIPAEAGFSQAHAVHINAEGNLMFFDNGIDKHQSGVYTFKLNQPAKSAALDMHIKLPPQIYNDRMGSAYMITPENILCCSSKRHIMVLTNRKGVLLWTLEASVPAYRAIFVNSEQLSPVLKP; encoded by the coding sequence ATGAAGTATATTTTAAAATTTGCTGTTTTAGTTTTTGTACTGGCGCTTTTCGGCTGTTCTAACAACGGTAGTATTAAAGAAATTAAGGTTGGTCTGCACAACAACAATGAATTAAAAATCCAGATTGACGTAAATACCAGTTCGGATGTTGATGCGTACGTGAAATACTGGCCCAATAAAATTGCTGATTCTTTAAAGCAGATCTCACCTATTTCGAAAAACAAAAGTCGCCATACATTTGTACTTTGCAACATTATTCCTAAAACAAGCTATGCTTATCAGGTTATAACAGTTAAAAATGGTGCCGAAACAGTAAGTAAAACCTATACTTTCGAATCGCGCGATTTACCGGAATGGTTAAAAGACCAATTTAAGGCCAAAAGTGCTGATGATAAGTTGATCCCAAAGGAATTTAAAAACGGATTAATCCTCATTAACAAAAGGTATTCGCCGGGAATGGCTTATCTGGTTGATTATAAAGGAAGATTAAGGTGGTACCACATGATTGATAATATGGGCTTCAAAGTAATCAACTTTACCAAAGATAAAACCTTGCTGTCTATTTTGGGGAGTAACGATGAACCTACAAGCTATGGGAGCCAAATTCTGGAAATTAATCTGAATGGCGATACCGTGTTACACCTGAAAAAAGGACAGGGCGATTTTAAACAAACCATTCACCACGAAATTTTAAAAAACAGTAAGGGCGAATTGGTAACGCTCTTTGTTGACCGCAAGATAACCGATTTAACTCATATTGGTGGTGCCAGGCAAGATACCATAAATGGCGACGGTATTATGGTGATGGATCAGAAAGGAAAACAGATATGGAAATGGAGTGTGTTTGATGCACTTGATCCTTTTGCTGACATGGCGCTGTTAAAAACTAAAAAAGACTGGATGCACGCCAACAGTTTAAATTACGATACGGATGGAAATTATATCATTTCCTTTTATAATAACGGACAGATTTGGAAAATCGATTCGAAAACGGGCAAAGTAATCTGGAAATTTGGTAAAGGAGGGGATATTAAGATACCTGCCGAAGCCGGTTTCTCTCAGGCTCATGCCGTGCATATAAACGCAGAAGGTAATTTAATGTTTTTCGATAATGGGATAGATAAACATCAATCTGGCGTGTACACCTTTAAGCTAAACCAACCGGCCAAAAGCGCGGCTTTAGATATGCACATTAAGTTGCCACCACAAATTTATAACGATCGTATGGGTAGCGCTTATATGATTACCCCTGAAAATATACTGTGTTGCAGTTCGAAAAGGCATATTATGGTATTAACCAATAGAAAAGGTGTATTATTATGGACATTAGAAGCTTCAGTACCTGCTTATAGGGCAATTTTCGTAAATTCGGAACAATTAAGCCCTGTTTTAAAACCTTAA
- a CDS encoding RagB/SusD family nutrient uptake outer membrane protein, whose amino-acid sequence MKRYKIIIAIAAVVLLQFSCKKDLEPVVYSSLTNTNAFRTKSDAIAAVNAVYARLKGPSVGDNFDYWTVRHFALTDLTTDVGHCSYSGDPGQLSNIQWNSANGLIAEDWRQIYKLISNANNAIFNISPMTSLSQAEKDQFLAEIKFLRAVAYMDLTDAWGPVILATEKDLANPDYTKRATLTPLDQIEAFLINDLQAAANALPVNYANNSIYASNDVGRATKGAALTLLAKLYLRQHQWQKVVDLTKQVMDLKVYSLYPSYAGLFAESNQWCEENIFSVLSDANVNGTELLNHFGPSNHPVLTDRWQYYAVTWDFYNSFDAADDRKKLFFAEYTGVDKLVYKQAPSLGATPPAGVFYMQDVATAKYADPNGANTYYDGHSVNILRYADVLLSRAEAINELSGPTTECIDLINQVKGRSHAKLLVAANYNQTTLKDALLQERGWELFYEGKRRADLIRFGKYEPIVNGYLKRINKTPTIVMPRDQYFPYPLNQVNINPNLNNSGRQ is encoded by the coding sequence ATGAAAAGATATAAAATTATTATAGCGATTGCTGCAGTTGTGCTTTTGCAGTTTTCTTGTAAAAAAGATTTAGAGCCAGTTGTCTACAGTAGTTTAACCAATACCAACGCTTTTAGAACCAAATCGGATGCTATAGCGGCAGTAAATGCAGTGTATGCCAGGTTAAAAGGCCCATCTGTTGGTGACAATTTTGATTACTGGACGGTTAGGCATTTTGCGTTAACCGATTTAACTACCGATGTTGGACATTGTAGCTACAGTGGTGATCCGGGCCAACTTTCCAATATACAATGGAACTCGGCAAATGGATTGATTGCTGAGGACTGGAGACAGATATACAAGCTGATTTCGAATGCGAACAACGCTATTTTCAATATCAGCCCCATGACCAGCCTTTCACAGGCAGAAAAAGATCAGTTCCTTGCCGAAATTAAATTTTTAAGGGCAGTAGCTTATATGGATTTAACCGATGCCTGGGGACCGGTAATTTTAGCTACTGAAAAAGACCTTGCAAATCCGGATTATACAAAAAGAGCAACTTTGACCCCGCTTGATCAGATTGAAGCTTTTCTAATAAACGATTTACAAGCTGCTGCAAATGCATTACCAGTAAACTATGCCAACAATTCGATATATGCAAGTAACGATGTTGGAAGGGCAACCAAAGGCGCCGCACTTACTTTGTTAGCTAAACTATACCTGCGCCAGCACCAATGGCAAAAAGTAGTCGATCTAACCAAACAGGTAATGGATTTAAAAGTGTATTCGCTTTATCCATCTTATGCTGGCCTTTTTGCTGAGAGTAATCAATGGTGTGAAGAGAATATTTTCTCCGTATTAAGCGATGCCAATGTGAATGGAACAGAATTGTTAAATCACTTTGGGCCATCAAACCATCCGGTTTTAACCGACAGATGGCAGTATTATGCGGTAACCTGGGATTTTTACAACAGTTTCGATGCAGCTGATGACAGAAAAAAACTCTTTTTTGCTGAGTATACCGGGGTTGATAAATTGGTGTACAAACAAGCTCCGTCATTGGGCGCCACGCCACCAGCCGGGGTATTTTATATGCAGGATGTGGCTACAGCAAAATATGCGGACCCAAATGGTGCAAATACTTATTACGATGGCCATAGTGTAAACATTTTGCGCTATGCCGATGTATTGCTGAGCAGGGCGGAAGCCATTAACGAATTAAGCGGGCCGACTACCGAATGTATCGACCTGATTAACCAGGTAAAAGGCAGATCGCATGCCAAACTATTGGTTGCGGCCAACTATAACCAAACCACATTAAAAGATGCACTTTTGCAGGAACGTGGCTGGGAATTGTTTTATGAAGGCAAAAGAAGAGCCGATTTAATACGTTTTGGTAAATATGAACCTATTGTAAACGGGTATCTGAAACGCATCAACAAAACACCAACAATTGTCATGCCTCGTGATCAGTATTTCCCTTATCCTTTAAACCAGGTAAATATTAACCCGAATTTAAATAACTCGGGCAGACAATAA
- a CDS encoding SusC/RagA family TonB-linked outer membrane protein, translating into MYSENANCRSCEWGIAAQKSSTTFRWLVENYLTYKYKIADHDFTALFGFSKQKDVNDYIAAGSKGFPSDAFLFYNLGAGSTPNGSGVTISNLGNGYNSFKEQATFNSIYGRLNYSYKDKLLVAFTYRADGSSKFGTEKRIARFPAGSIAYKFTDEEFIKNLSTFSNLKLRASYGLTGNDRVMNYLALPTFSIYSTVLNPGGPLQVGTEPRTLPNPYLGWETTRQFNIGLDMGFLNGRINATIDVYAKKTSDLLNNIPIEQYWGFSNQTINAGLIQNRGVEFLLNTVNIRTDNFTWNSNFNIALNRQKVLSLGPINQISVNTANPSGTVSGREFSRVMPGRELGELFGYVYAGVLKTGETYAPQPNSKPGDPKYQDTNGDGKITPDDMTFLGNSTPRYSMGLGNDFHYKGFDLNIFFQGAFGYSLYNMNRLVLESTTGADALNRFVAGVNENTDVPREGYFLSTYGSYVNSRFVEDASYVRLKSVSFGYTVPSKLFDRLKVIKGLKVYAEAQNLFTITNYTGTDPEVNSHSGSNFGGGIDFNAFPAFRTFSAGVKLTIN; encoded by the coding sequence ATATATTCCGAGAACGCTAACTGCAGGAGCTGTGAATGGGGAATAGCTGCACAAAAAAGCTCAACTACTTTTAGGTGGCTGGTAGAGAATTACTTAACTTATAAGTATAAAATTGCAGACCATGATTTTACTGCATTATTTGGATTTTCAAAACAGAAGGATGTAAATGATTATATAGCCGCTGGTAGTAAAGGGTTTCCTAGTGATGCATTTTTGTTCTATAATCTGGGAGCAGGATCCACGCCAAATGGTTCAGGTGTTACTATATCTAACTTAGGTAATGGTTATAATAGTTTTAAAGAACAGGCTACTTTTAATTCGATCTATGGTAGGTTAAATTATTCATATAAAGATAAACTTTTAGTAGCTTTTACTTATAGGGCAGATGGTTCATCAAAGTTTGGAACGGAGAAGCGGATTGCTCGTTTCCCGGCAGGTTCTATTGCTTATAAATTTACTGATGAAGAATTTATCAAAAACTTAAGTACATTCTCTAATTTAAAATTGAGAGCAAGCTACGGCCTTACTGGTAATGACCGGGTTATGAACTATCTGGCATTACCAACTTTCAGTATTTATAGCACTGTACTAAACCCCGGAGGGCCACTACAAGTAGGAACGGAGCCTAGAACGCTGCCAAATCCTTATTTAGGCTGGGAAACTACAAGGCAGTTTAATATTGGTTTGGATATGGGCTTTTTAAATGGCCGGATTAATGCAACAATAGATGTTTATGCTAAAAAGACAAGCGATTTGTTGAATAACATTCCAATTGAACAGTATTGGGGTTTTAGTAATCAGACCATAAATGCAGGCTTAATTCAAAATAGAGGTGTTGAATTTTTACTAAATACAGTAAATATCCGTACAGATAATTTTACCTGGAATTCGAATTTTAATATTGCATTAAACCGTCAGAAAGTATTGTCGTTAGGGCCAATCAACCAAATTTCTGTGAATACGGCTAACCCTAGTGGTACTGTTTCAGGCCGCGAGTTTTCGAGGGTTATGCCTGGACGGGAACTTGGTGAGTTATTCGGTTATGTGTATGCAGGTGTACTGAAAACCGGAGAGACCTATGCCCCACAGCCTAATTCAAAACCCGGCGACCCAAAATATCAAGATACCAATGGAGATGGTAAAATTACACCAGATGACATGACGTTTTTGGGCAATTCGACCCCACGCTATAGCATGGGTTTAGGTAACGATTTTCACTATAAAGGATTTGACCTAAATATTTTCTTTCAAGGTGCTTTTGGCTACTCTCTGTATAATATGAATAGGTTGGTTTTAGAATCTACTACTGGAGCCGATGCTTTAAACAGATTTGTGGCTGGTGTTAATGAAAATACAGATGTTCCACGCGAAGGCTATTTTTTAAGTACCTATGGCAGTTACGTAAACTCTCGTTTTGTTGAAGATGCCTCGTATGTGAGGTTAAAATCGGTTTCGTTTGGTTATACCGTGCCTTCAAAATTGTTCGATCGCCTTAAAGTAATAAAGGGACTAAAAGTATACGCTGAGGCGCAGAACCTATTCACTATTACCAATTATACTGGAACTGATCCTGAAGTAAACTCACACTCGGGAAGCAACTTTGGTGGCGGAATAGATTTTAATGCATTCCCGGCTTTCAGGACATTTTCGGCAGGCGTAAAATTAACCATCAACTAA